The proteins below are encoded in one region of Spirochaetae bacterium HGW-Spirochaetae-1:
- a CDS encoding phosphoheptose isomerase gives MTINYEERTYEASRRYFKAMIGLLNNIKASDKSGREIKLHDAIGISVEMILAVSHAQRKLMFIGNGASQSISSHISTDIMKNCGIRTTAFTDPSMLTTFSNDFGYEYVFQKPIEILADEGDILIAISSSGKSINILNACNAALRRSCSIITMSGFSKDNPLRSLGDINFFVPVSEYGPVEVVHHAICHCIVDMIIKMKSEAR, from the coding sequence ATGACAATAAATTATGAAGAAAGGACCTACGAAGCATCTCGAAGATACTTTAAGGCGATGATCGGTCTGCTCAATAATATTAAGGCTTCTGACAAGTCCGGCAGAGAAATCAAATTGCACGATGCCATAGGGATTTCCGTAGAAATGATACTGGCAGTGTCCCATGCCCAAAGGAAACTAATGTTTATAGGGAACGGAGCAAGCCAGTCGATTTCGAGCCATATATCAACCGATATAATGAAAAATTGCGGCATACGAACCACAGCTTTTACGGATCCGTCGATGCTTACCACTTTCAGCAATGATTTTGGTTATGAGTATGTATTTCAGAAACCTATAGAAATTCTTGCTGATGAAGGTGACATTTTAATTGCTATTAGCAGTTCTGGTAAATCCATTAATATTCTTAACGCATGCAATGCCGCACTGAGACGCTCATGCAGTATAATTACCATGTCAGGTTTCAGTAAGGACAATCCGCTCAGGTCTCTGGGTGATATCAATTTTTTTGTCCCCGTCAGCGAATATGGGCCTGTGGAAGTTGTTCATCATGCAATATGCCATTGCATCGTGGATATGATCATTAAGATGAAATCGGAAGCCCGCTAA
- a CDS encoding dTDP-glucose 4,6-dehydratase has product MMSDTIVVIGSNSFSGASFTAYALEKGFEVLGLSRSEEPHPVFLPYRWIKPKMQKQFQFHKMDINKDIDGIIDLIQKNKIKYIFNFAAQSMVAESWQNPEHWFQTNVVSNVKLHDRLRHCDFLKKYVHVSTPEVYGSCQGLISESTNYNPSTPYAVSRAAADMSLMTFYRAYNFPVAFTRAANVYGPGQQLYRIIPRTILFFLIGKKLQLHGGGESVRSFIHIRDVAEGTLRLAEKSTSGEIYHLSTSRNISIRELVLMIANQMGVSFEDHVEIVGERLGKDSAYLLDSTKARSTLGWADTVSLEQGIEESISWVRQNLDDIKKQPLDYIHKP; this is encoded by the coding sequence ATGATGTCAGATACAATCGTTGTTATCGGCAGCAATTCATTTTCGGGAGCCAGTTTTACAGCCTATGCACTTGAAAAAGGCTTTGAAGTTTTGGGGCTAAGCAGGTCAGAGGAACCGCATCCGGTATTTCTTCCCTACCGATGGATAAAACCCAAGATGCAGAAACAATTTCAGTTCCACAAAATGGATATTAATAAGGACATAGATGGAATCATTGATCTCATTCAAAAAAATAAAATTAAATACATATTCAATTTTGCAGCACAAAGCATGGTGGCCGAAAGCTGGCAAAATCCCGAGCATTGGTTCCAAACCAATGTCGTTTCTAACGTTAAGCTTCATGACAGGCTCAGGCATTGCGATTTTCTAAAAAAATACGTGCATGTTTCCACCCCCGAAGTTTATGGCTCATGCCAGGGGCTCATATCCGAGAGTACCAATTATAATCCCAGTACTCCTTATGCGGTATCGCGAGCGGCTGCGGACATGAGCCTGATGACTTTCTACCGCGCATATAATTTTCCTGTGGCCTTCACCAGAGCTGCCAATGTGTATGGACCAGGCCAACAGCTCTATCGTATTATACCCAGAACTATTCTTTTTTTCCTGATAGGAAAGAAACTTCAGCTGCATGGCGGTGGAGAGTCTGTCCGATCTTTCATCCATATCCGGGATGTTGCCGAGGGAACTCTGCGTTTGGCTGAAAAATCCACTTCGGGCGAAATATACCATCTCTCCACATCGCGTAATATTTCCATTCGTGAACTGGTGCTGATGATTGCAAACCAGATGGGAGTATCATTTGAAGATCATGTTGAGATTGTCGGCGAGCGTCTTGGAAAAGATTCTGCCTATCTTCTGGACAGCACCAAGGCCAGGAGTACACTGGGCTGGGCAGATACAGTGTCCCTTGAGCAGGGGATAGAGGAATCAATTTCATGGGTTCGACAGAACCTGGATGACATAAAGAAACAGCCGTTAGATTATATTCATAAACCATAA
- a CDS encoding NAD-dependent epimerase/dehydratase, with protein sequence MNILLTGGCGYVGSTLTPRLLQEGHHVTVVDIMWFGNYLKEHKNLKVVRMDIRDTASIPMDGIDAIIHLANIANDPSCDLNAKLAWEVNTLATMQIVEKAIKSGVRQFIYASSGSVYGVKDEPEVTEDLELVPISDYNKTKMISERVLLSYKDSIILQIVRPATICGVSPRMRLDLSVNMLTMQALTKGEITVFGGNQTRPNIHLKDMIEVYSHFLAGGESIRGIYNAGFENMSIMTIAETVKEYTNAKITVTESNDPRSYRLNSDKLLGTGFRPRQMVRDAIREVMEAYKAGTLQERDEWYSIKTLKSLSNLA encoded by the coding sequence ATGAACATACTGCTTACCGGCGGATGCGGCTATGTCGGGTCAACGCTTACGCCACGATTGCTCCAGGAGGGGCACCATGTTACCGTTGTGGACATTATGTGGTTCGGCAACTATCTCAAGGAGCATAAGAATCTCAAGGTTGTCCGTATGGACATTCGTGATACGGCGTCTATTCCCATGGACGGGATAGACGCGATCATTCATCTTGCCAATATTGCCAATGACCCAAGCTGTGATTTGAATGCGAAGCTTGCATGGGAAGTAAATACGCTTGCTACAATGCAGATAGTTGAAAAGGCGATAAAGAGTGGTGTGCGGCAATTTATTTATGCCAGCTCCGGGAGCGTGTATGGCGTCAAGGATGAACCTGAGGTTACCGAGGATCTGGAACTCGTTCCGATATCGGATTACAATAAGACGAAGATGATCAGCGAACGCGTACTGTTAAGCTACAAAGATTCCATTATACTACAAATAGTCCGCCCCGCAACAATCTGCGGTGTGTCCCCCAGAATGCGTCTTGATCTTTCAGTGAATATGCTGACTATGCAGGCGTTGACAAAGGGGGAAATTACTGTTTTCGGCGGTAACCAGACGCGTCCGAACATACATCTAAAAGACATGATCGAGGTATATTCACACTTCCTGGCCGGAGGGGAAAGTATCCGCGGCATTTATAACGCCGGCTTTGAAAACATGAGTATCATGACCATAGCGGAAACAGTGAAGGAGTATACAAATGCAAAGATCACCGTAACCGAGTCCAATGATCCACGCTCATACAGGTTGAATTCCGATAAACTGCTGGGTACCGGGTTCAGACCGCGCCAAATGGTCCGCGATGCAATTCGTGAGGTCATGGAGGCTTATAAAGCTGGAACGTTGCAGGAAAGGGATGAGTGGTACAGTATCAAGACACTGAAGTCATTAAGTAATTTAGCATAA
- a CDS encoding acetoin dehydrogenase, translated as MKKLDSVDVSVARKLLEVMMRIRNVEEAISSHYAEWKMRCPTHLCTGQEAVAAGVCMSLRKNDFAVSTHRAHGHYIAKGGDINSLIAEIYGKATGCSRGKGGSMHLVDLNAGFMGSTAIVGGTIPIGVGLGLSIKLKKTDQVSVVFFGDGAVEEGVFYESVNFAVLKKLPVLFICENNLYSVYSPLSVRQPGDRNIHTMVEAMGIHADFGDGNNVWEVYTKADYNIKKIREGDGPRFIEFATYRWREHCGHLYDNDLGYRSEEEFLCWKEKDPIGTYVNHLLAQDIITRDTISEMERKILSDIEDAFNFAESSSFPPLHDFTTDLFKE; from the coding sequence ATGAAAAAGCTAGATTCCGTTGATGTCTCCGTTGCTCGAAAACTTCTTGAAGTCATGATGCGTATCCGGAATGTCGAGGAAGCAATTTCATCGCACTATGCTGAATGGAAAATGCGGTGCCCCACCCATTTGTGTACAGGGCAGGAAGCGGTGGCTGCAGGAGTTTGCATGTCCCTGAGAAAGAATGATTTTGCGGTGAGCACCCACAGAGCCCACGGGCATTACATTGCGAAAGGCGGGGATATAAACAGCCTCATTGCTGAAATTTACGGCAAAGCCACAGGCTGTTCCAGGGGCAAGGGTGGATCCATGCACCTGGTTGATCTCAATGCGGGATTTATGGGAAGTACCGCTATTGTGGGCGGAACGATACCCATTGGTGTAGGACTGGGGCTCTCAATCAAGCTTAAAAAAACAGATCAGGTGAGTGTCGTTTTTTTCGGTGATGGAGCAGTCGAAGAAGGTGTTTTTTACGAATCGGTGAATTTTGCAGTCCTGAAAAAGCTACCCGTGCTGTTTATATGCGAGAATAATTTATATTCCGTTTACTCACCGCTCTCGGTACGCCAGCCCGGGGACAGGAATATTCATACAATGGTGGAGGCCATGGGGATTCATGCCGATTTCGGTGATGGCAACAACGTGTGGGAAGTATACACAAAAGCAGATTATAATATCAAAAAAATTCGTGAAGGCGATGGCCCGCGCTTCATTGAATTTGCCACTTACCGGTGGCGAGAACATTGCGGACACCTATACGATAACGATCTTGGTTATCGAAGTGAAGAAGAATTTCTCTGCTGGAAAGAGAAAGATCCGATCGGAACATATGTCAACCATTTGCTGGCACAGGATATAATCACAAGAGATACTATAAGCGAAATGGAAAGGAAAATATTATCGGACATAGAAGATGCCTTTAACTTCGCGGAATCATCATCTTTTCCGCCTCTGCATGACTTTACGACAGACTTATTTAAAGAATAG
- a CDS encoding methyltransferase type 11, with product MGKEVDLLVNYPKTKRNLDERVEEKTEEVRAVARKFGKEFFDGDRKYGYGGFNYFSRFWQPVIPTFEAHFNLTSASSVLDVGCGKGFMLHDLAQLIPGITVKGIDISEYAIENTIEDMKPYVQVADAKKLPFPDKSFDVVISINTVHNLERDECGKALQEIERVSRGKSFITVDAYRTDEEKKRMYAWNLTAKTIMSVDEWISFFGEIGYTGDYFWFIP from the coding sequence ATGGGAAAGGAAGTTGATTTACTGGTTAACTACCCGAAGACGAAAAGAAACCTTGACGAAAGGGTCGAGGAAAAAACTGAAGAGGTGAGGGCTGTCGCCAGAAAATTTGGGAAAGAATTTTTTGATGGCGACAGAAAATATGGATATGGAGGATTTAATTACTTCTCCCGTTTCTGGCAGCCGGTGATTCCCACGTTCGAGGCTCATTTTAACCTTACTTCTGCCAGTTCCGTGCTGGATGTCGGATGTGGAAAAGGATTTATGCTGCATGATCTGGCACAACTAATCCCGGGAATCACCGTGAAGGGTATCGATATATCTGAATATGCCATTGAAAACACGATAGAGGACATGAAGCCGTATGTTCAGGTCGCCGACGCTAAGAAATTACCCTTCCCCGATAAATCATTCGATGTGGTCATATCGATCAACACGGTGCATAACCTGGAAAGGGACGAATGCGGGAAAGCGCTTCAGGAGATTGAGAGGGTAAGCCGTGGAAAGAGCTTTATTACGGTCGACGCTTACCGCACTGATGAGGAAAAGAAGCGCATGTATGCATGGAACCTGACTGCAAAAACAATTATGAGCGTGGACGAATGGATTTCTTTTTTCGGTGAAATCGGATATACCGGGGATTACTTCTGGTTCATCCCCTGA